gttggggaactaagatccccgcaagCCAGGATGTGAAGCTAGAATTGGCCTTAGAAAATTGGTCCTATGTGGTTGGGTATAATCTGGGAAGATGGGAAGAGAGGAGATGCATTCTACAAAAGGGAGGGCAGGATGATCAAAGACGTATGAGCAGAAATGTGTACTTTATTTTCCAGGAAAGTAAAGAGACAGCTAACTATAGTGAAGGACTTACCTGGCAGAATACAAAGGAACAGGATTAGATAAATACATGATTTTAGGCCTAATCACAATAGGCAGCAGAGAACATTTCAGAGCTTGTGAGCAGAGGTGAAACATGATGAAAGTAATGCTGGGGAGATTGATGCCAGGGTTCTTGCTGTCCAAACGGGGAGCGCTGGAGAGGTTCAGTAGTAACTTCTCTGACGATTGGCCTCAGGGACTACAGACACCCTGGTTATTATCTCAGCCCTCCACTGCCTTCCTTATCTGGGCCAATGAGGAGCTCAGAGCAGCCCGTCAGAGCTGGGCAGGGACACAGGAGAGTTGCTGGGACACCTGTTGTTGACAGGTGTGACTCTGAGTCCTTTCTTTCAGACGAAGAGCTTGTCATCAAAGCTGAAGGCCTTGCCAGAGCCTCCCTGTGCCCCGAGGTGCCCGTCACCTTCTCTTCTCCACCGGCAGCAGCAGCTAAGGATACGTTTACGGACGTGGCCTTCAAAAGCCCGCAGTCTGCGCCCATGGCGCCGTTTGGACGTCCAGCCACCGACCTGGCCGAAGCCTCTGAGGGACAAGTGACTTTCACTCAGCTGGGCAGCTACCCCCTCCCGCCTCCGGCCGGGGAGCAGGTGTTCTCATGCCACCACTGCGGCAAGAGCCTCAGCCAAGACATGCTGCTGACCCACCGGTGCGGCCCCGCGGGGGAGCGCCCGGCCCCCTGCGCCCAGTGCCCCAGGCACTTCCCCCCGCACGCCGACCGCGGCCCCCAGCCGCCCGCCGGCGAGACGCCACCCACCTGCCCGCACTGCGCCAGGACTTTCACTCACCCGTCCAGACTCACCTACCACCTTCGGGTCCACAACAGCACCGAgcgccccttcccctgccccgaCTGCCCCAAGCGCTTCGCTGACCAGGCGCGCCTGGCCAGCCACCGGCGAGCCCACGCCAGCGAGCGGCCCTTCCGCTGCGCGCAGTGCGGCCGGAGCTTCAGCCTGAAGATCAGCCTGCTGCTGCACCAGCGGGGCCACGCGCAGGAGCGgcccttctcctgccctcagtgtGGCATCGACTTCAACGGCCACTCGGCCCTGATCCGCCACCAGATGATCCACACGGGCGAGCGGCCGTACCCCTGCCCTGACTGCAGCAAGAGCTTCATGCGCAAGGAGCACCTGCTCAACCACCGGCGGCTGCACACGGGCGAGCGGCCCTTCAGCTGCGCGCACTGCGGCAAGAGCTTCATCCGCAAGCACCACCTCATGAAGCACCAGCGCATCCACACGGGCGAGCGGCCCTACCCCTGCGCCCAGTGCGGCAGGAGCTTCCGCTACAAGCAGACGCTCAAGGACCACCTGCGCTCGGGCCACGGTGGCGGCTGTGGTGGGCACAGTGACCCCTCTGGACAGCCGCCGGACCCCCCGGGCCCCCTCCTAACTGGGCTCGAAACCGCTGGCCTGGGCGTTAACACCGAAGGTCTAGAGGCCAATCAGTGGTATGGGGAAGGGACTGGAGGCGGGGTTCAGTAAATCTCTCTCCTTTCAGGGTTAGCCGTGTTGGCAGCGGGGCAAGAGGCAAGCCCAGAAGCCCCTGCACCCCGCTAACCCGGTGGTAATGCCTGCCTGGCACGTCAGTGAATTTGGGGTCCTGTGCACTTGACTAGAGCCGTGCTTGAGTTTCGGAACTTCACAAGAGCAGCACATTGTGAAACCCAGGAAGACCTGGAAGAGAGCCCAGCTTCCCCATCTTTTCAAAAACATTACCTAAGCAGAAGTTATAAGAACGTTGCAGAGAGGTTGGAAAGCAAGATTCGGCCTCTGGTGATCCATCACATGGTAATTCGGCCTCTGGTGATCCATCACTAGGTAGAGTCAGGTGCGTGGAAGAGCCTCCAAGGCTTGAAGCCCATTCTGCGGCAGAGAATGTTTAACTGAGCCTTTCATCACCTCCTTGATGGTAGGATGGTTGCTAGAAGAAAGTGCCCAAGCCTGGGCACCACTCCTGTTCCTCCCAGACAGTGGCTCCAGTTGGCTCACGTGCTTGGGTACTGTCTCTCCTGAAATGATGACTCAAGACTGCCTTCCTAGGTCTCCTAGATTAATTCttctaatatattttgtttaatacTGGATGAGCAAAAAATCTGACTTTAAAAGCTTCTTAAGGAGAACAGTTCTTTCACTAGCTTAATTTGAAGCATTCAGGCTTTTACTGCCATTTAAACTGCTAGAAACTTTTGCCGGGGTCCTGGTTAAAAATTTGGGAGCAGGATTCTCAGCCCCAGCTTTAAAAGCTAGAGATCCCCGAGAAGTGACAGAACAGCCTAGAGTTTGTGCCTGAACCCTGTTTCTTAGAGTCACTTATGTCATATTCTTCCTTATTGTTTCCAAGCAAGCTGGCTTTTCCATTCCCGGTGTCTGATATTCTGACAATCATCAGCAGAAAAGGTCACAGCGCTTTCCAGAAGCATTACAGAGTTTTGGAAGGTGCCAATGGACTCTCACCTTTCACTTCCTCAGTAGTGAGATGATAGTTACAATGCCGCTTTCTTGAGCCAGCAGAGTGTCtgttcaccccccacccccggcgaTGGGCAGATTGAGGGACTTCGTAGGCCCCTGAGAGCTAATCACCAGGTGTGGATGAGGACAGCCTCTTCCTGCTGGCTTTGCTTCTGGGGACCTTGGCTACCGTGTGTTCTTTTGTCAGGGTCAGTCAGTCACCTGGGAGCATCTGAGCCTGGTCCCATTCCCAAGTGGCTTTGCAGTTGGGCCAGTTTCCCTTTACAGATCTCAgattttcatctgcaaaatgaggctggtgaaaggaaaaaaagtgaacctttagaattaaaaaaaaaaaaaattttgtacatTCCTTCTCCTGCCGAAATCCTATCTCTATCTCTGGCTTTTATCTAGGCAAAGCAAAATAAGACAGCAAAATCAAAGCAGCGACATTCTTGCTGAAACTTGACTGAAATCAGTTTGATTTGTTGTTTTACTCTTGCTTGGAGACTGAGGTAGAAGACAGAGAATGCAGAAGTCCTAAGTCTTGGGCAGAAAAGTTGTTTGTACCTGTACTCTCCTGTTTCCCCTGAATCTTCCTGAGATGGCTGTGACAGGGTCTGCGAGTATTTAGACAAGACACTTTCTTGATGAAATGATAAGGGAAGGACCCATATTTTCCCTTATCACCcagcccaaacctcacccttccTAGTTATGTGTAACTACACTAGGAAAAAAGTGTCACCCCAGCTAGCTTTGCTCCTGGGAATGCTCTGTCTGAACATGCTGCTGTTTAGGATAATCACATTTATAGAACATCTGTGACATTCTTAACGCCAAGCATCATGGGAGGCCTAAGAAATGTGTATGAGACCTATTCCACGGTCATAACTCATAGTCTAAAGGCAAGGGTATGCGACAAACCAAGAGAGATGATAAACAGAACCCTGGCATATGGGATTAAGAGTTTTCTAGCTAGAATCTGGACCCATACCATGGAAAATTGGGGGGTTCTGGGGATCCCAAAACCAGGGTTCCAGCTTTACTGGTGACCCACTAGGAACTTGAGTGCGAGATCCAGCTCTGGCTGCATCCTGATCTTCctaatgaaaaggaagaagagtcAGATCTTTATGTGGTGAGGTCCCTTGTCTGAACAGATGGATTTGAGCATTCGCCAGGGTTTGCTGGAGAAGGCACTCCTACACTAGGTGTGATGATGGATGAGATAACATGGAAATTCTTTTTTACTCAAAGGTTTACTGAGGACACAGAGCTTATTAATGAAAGAGACCTGTGGATTAAAATGCTGCAGATAGGTCCCACAGTCCCTTTTGCAAGGAACTGTAGCCAGCAGGGACCCACACTTCGGCAAGAAGTGAACAGAGTTCAAATACCAGTGAGGCAAGAGCCGTGAAGCTGAATGAAAGGGAATGGGCAGCATCATGCCAGAAAGATGGAAGTAGATGTTATCCAATCCTCAGCCCTTGAACAAACTAGGGGTTCAGCTACTGTACATTCTGGTCTCCTTTCCCTCCACCAGTCCTCTACCAGGTAGAACTCCAGGCCAGCTCTAAATTCAAGTTTGTTTGCTTAAGATTCAAAAGTGGATAAGTAAAATAGACGAGTGGAAAAGATAAGTCCAACAGAGAGGTTCCAGTGTGTGGAGAAACGTGGTCCATCAAGGGCTCCTGAGACAAACCATACACTTAACAGTAACTGAGGATTGGTCTTCCTGACCAGACACAGTGGGAAAGAGGAAAGCCTAGAAACGTGCTCTTCATCAGTCTGCCCGCTGGGCTGGGAAGTCTGTACTATCACATAAATAGGCACCATCTCCTTGGAGTGGATCCAGCTGTTGACTGTAACCAGATTCACTCTTTGCTGACTAGATTTTTCATTATCACCGTAAGATGAACCTCTGGCTCAGCCACAAATGTGAACATAAATGGAGTTGATTGTCCAGAAAGTGAAAGAAGACTCTGATCTTTTCTGCTGGATATTTGTTACTGGAACACCATGGCTGGGCTCTAGCTACTTTACATAACTTCCCAGCAGTGCTTTACATAACTTCCCTCATCATTAGTAATAGTCTGTGGACTTTCTGTTGGGGGACTCTGCTGGGCTTCTTTTTGgagcatttttaaatatttgggtgTCCATGCCTATCTC
This genomic window from Eubalaena glacialis isolate mEubGla1 chromosome 8, mEubGla1.1.hap2.+ XY, whole genome shotgun sequence contains:
- the ZNF398 gene encoding zinc finger protein 398 encodes the protein MAEAAPAPTSEWDSECLTSLQALPLPTPPAANEAHLQTAAISLWTVVAAVQAIERKVEVHSRRLLHLEGRTGTAEKKLASCEKTVADLGNQLEGKWAVLGTLLQEYGLLQRRLENLENLLRNRNFWILRLPPGIKGDIPKVPVTFDDISIYFSTPEWEKLEEWQKELYKNIMKGNYESLISMDYAMNQPDVLSQIQPEGDHNTEDQAGPEESEIPTDPSEEPGISTSDILSWIKQEEETQVGTPQEPKESDMCKSTYADEELVIKAEGLARASLCPEVPVTFSSPPAAAAKDTFTDVAFKSPQSAPMAPFGRPATDLAEASEGQVTFTQLGSYPLPPPAGEQVFSCHHCGKSLSQDMLLTHRCGPAGERPAPCAQCPRHFPPHADRGPQPPAGETPPTCPHCARTFTHPSRLTYHLRVHNSTERPFPCPDCPKRFADQARLASHRRAHASERPFRCAQCGRSFSLKISLLLHQRGHAQERPFSCPQCGIDFNGHSALIRHQMIHTGERPYPCPDCSKSFMRKEHLLNHRRLHTGERPFSCAHCGKSFIRKHHLMKHQRIHTGERPYPCAQCGRSFRYKQTLKDHLRSGHGGGCGGHSDPSGQPPDPPGPLLTGLETAGLGVNTEGLEANQWYGEGTGGGVQ